In Halopelagius inordinatus, a single genomic region encodes these proteins:
- a CDS encoding DHH family phosphoesterase produces MDWITHEEDVWFEFRGNSPQQLTPGRYYKGTVDGFAEFGVFVDLSPGVTGLLHRSELDRRLETLDWESGDTVFVQVKNIRDNGNIDLGWSIRQAEREFRGARIHDPNGDADGEKITSTSDDDGPVKTKPKDLSQPARSQNGEDEATDDDETASASASASAEDDESASDSDSASDDESGSARAETQAEARSRSDSADVDVTDESDDDRTDADEGDADADESADRVSVDSLADRVGDVVTIEGTIASARQTGGPTIFEVRDETGTVDCAAFVEAGVRAYPEVDEGDAVRLTGEVERRRGELQVETEDLVVLSDDEADEIEKRLDDALSAKARPDDVTALAAHDPVDAVSDQLLDAAETVRRAVLQSRPIVVRHAATADGYVAGAAVERAVLPLIEDEHARDDAQYHYFVRRPLDEAVYGMDAATNDVTRMLQDRDRHDEKLPLVLLVGTGGTTESLDGLGLLGVYDAERVVVEAADADEEVQEEAEVLVNPGLAGADAHDLSTGALGATLAATVNEDVRDDVAHLPAVSYWEDTPEAYVELADEAGVDAERARELREAVALEAYYQSYEDKRELVTDLLFDGDAAGDGGLAGHVAEQFRIKLDDEVETAQANLETRDVEGVTVAVLDADSFTHRYDFPPTSLLVDELHRRNREGDRYVTVAAAMDELFVRSTADIDVRAAAAAARDAVPEGGVTAVGVRENRIEFLSGARDSVIDAVIDAVVDQF; encoded by the coding sequence ATGGATTGGATAACACACGAAGAAGACGTGTGGTTTGAATTCAGGGGCAACTCCCCGCAGCAACTCACTCCCGGGCGGTACTACAAGGGTACCGTCGACGGCTTCGCCGAATTCGGTGTTTTCGTCGACCTCTCTCCCGGCGTCACCGGTCTCCTCCACCGGAGCGAACTCGACCGCAGACTCGAGACCCTCGATTGGGAGTCCGGCGACACGGTGTTCGTCCAGGTGAAGAACATCCGCGACAACGGAAACATAGACCTCGGGTGGTCGATTCGCCAGGCGGAACGCGAGTTCCGCGGCGCGCGCATCCACGACCCGAACGGCGACGCCGACGGCGAGAAGATCACCTCCACGTCGGACGACGACGGCCCGGTGAAGACGAAGCCGAAGGACCTCTCACAGCCCGCCCGTTCGCAGAACGGCGAGGACGAGGCGACCGACGACGACGAGACTGCCTCCGCGTCCGCGTCCGCGTCCGCAGAGGACGACGAATCTGCGTCCGACTCGGACTCCGCGTCCGACGACGAGAGCGGTTCCGCCCGCGCGGAAACCCAAGCCGAGGCTCGGTCTCGGTCCGACTCCGCCGACGTGGACGTGACAGACGAGAGCGACGACGACCGAACTGACGCCGACGAGGGCGACGCTGACGCCGACGAGTCTGCCGACCGCGTGAGCGTCGACAGCCTCGCCGACCGCGTGGGCGACGTCGTCACCATCGAAGGTACCATCGCGAGTGCGCGCCAGACCGGCGGTCCGACCATCTTCGAGGTGCGCGACGAGACGGGCACCGTCGACTGCGCCGCCTTCGTCGAGGCGGGCGTCCGCGCGTACCCCGAAGTGGACGAGGGCGACGCCGTCCGACTCACCGGCGAAGTCGAACGCCGCCGCGGCGAACTGCAGGTCGAAACCGAAGACCTCGTCGTTCTCTCGGACGACGAGGCGGACGAAATCGAAAAGCGACTCGACGACGCCCTCTCGGCGAAGGCCCGACCCGACGACGTGACCGCGCTCGCGGCGCACGACCCCGTCGACGCCGTCTCGGACCAACTGCTCGACGCCGCAGAGACCGTCCGACGCGCCGTTCTCCAGTCGCGCCCCATCGTCGTTCGCCACGCCGCCACCGCGGACGGCTACGTCGCCGGTGCCGCGGTCGAACGCGCGGTTCTGCCCCTCATCGAGGACGAACACGCACGAGACGACGCGCAGTACCACTACTTCGTCCGCCGTCCCCTCGACGAGGCCGTCTACGGCATGGACGCCGCGACGAACGACGTGACCCGGATGCTGCAGGACAGAGACCGCCACGACGAGAAACTGCCGCTCGTCCTGTTGGTCGGAACCGGCGGCACCACCGAGTCGCTCGACGGCCTCGGTCTCCTCGGCGTCTACGACGCGGAACGCGTCGTGGTCGAGGCGGCCGACGCGGACGAGGAAGTCCAAGAAGAGGCGGAAGTGCTCGTCAACCCCGGCCTCGCCGGGGCGGACGCTCACGACCTCTCGACGGGTGCCCTCGGCGCGACGCTCGCGGCGACGGTCAACGAGGACGTGCGCGACGACGTCGCGCACCTCCCCGCGGTGAGTTACTGGGAGGACACGCCCGAGGCGTACGTCGAACTGGCCGACGAGGCCGGAGTCGACGCCGAACGCGCGCGGGAACTCCGCGAAGCGGTCGCTCTGGAGGCGTACTACCAGTCTTACGAGGACAAGCGCGAACTCGTCACGGACCTCCTCTTCGACGGCGACGCCGCCGGAGACGGCGGCCTCGCCGGACACGTCGCAGAGCAGTTCCGCATCAAACTCGACGACGAAGTCGAGACGGCGCAGGCGAACCTCGAAACCCGAGACGTGGAGGGCGTCACCGTCGCCGTCCTCGACGCCGACTCCTTCACGCACCGGTACGACTTCCCGCCGACGTCGCTTCTCGTCGACGAACTCCACCGCCGTAACCGCGAGGGCGACCGGTACGTCACCGTCGCCGCCGCGATGGACGAACTGTTCGTCCGTTCGACGGCCGACATCGACGTGCGCGCCGCGGCGGCGGCCGCCCGCGACGCCGTCCCCGAAGGCGGCGTAACCGCAGTCGGCGTCCGCGAGAACCGCATCGAGTTCCTCTCGGGCGCACGCGACTCGGTCATCGACGCCGTCATCGACGCCGTCGTCGACCAGTTCTAA